From Pedobacter aquae:
TGTTAACGTATTTGTAACATGGTCTGCTATTTTAGGAGCCGTGGCTCAGGTAGCTTTCTTATGGAATTTCTTCTATTCTATTTTCTTTGGAGAGAAATCTACTCAAAACCCTTGGGAGTCTACAACTTTAGAATGGACTACTCCGGTAGAGCGTATACATGGTAACTGGCCTGGAGAGATTCCTACGATTTACCGTTGGCCGTATGACTATAGCAAACCTGGTCATAGTACAGACTTTATTCCACAAACAACTCCTCTTTCTGAAACAATGAGTTCTAACATGCCTCATGATTTTGAAGGTAATGAAGAAGCAGAGAGAATACAAGAAGAGTGGAATGCTAAAAATGTAAACAACACAGAAGAAGTTAAATAATTTCTTATAGACTTAACAGCATGGGGTATCTTGTAAGTATAATCTTACCGATACCCCATGTTTATATAAAGAATCATGATGCTTAAGGGTGAAAGTAGATTTATTAGGGTTAATTTAATTACGATAATATCTCTCTTTTTATTGATTTTGGCGGGAGGAGTAGTAAGAAGCACTGGTTCTGGTATGGGTTGCCCTGATTGGCCAAAGTGCTTTGACCAATATATACCTCCAACGGATGTATCTCAACTTCCGGCAGACTATAAAGAAAAGTATGTTGCACAACGTTTAAAAAAGAATGAACGTTTTGCTAAAATGCTAGATCAAGCAGGATATTCAGATTTAGCTTATAAAATCCGTCATGATGAAGCTATCAAGCTTCCCGAGGAATTTAATGCAGCTAAAACTTACACAGAATATGTTAACAGGTTAATTGGAGCCCTTACGGGTTTATTCCTACTACTTTGTTTAGTTTATTCTAGGGTTTATTTAAAATCAGCTAAGAGAATATTTGTGCTGAGTTTGTTAAATGTTGTATTAGTTGTTTTTCAAGCTTGGTTAGGTTCTATAGTTGTTTCTACTAATCTTGTAGCTTGGATTATAACTTTACACATGCTCTTGGCAGTATTAATTATTGCTATATCTATTTATACCTATCATGCTGCAAAAGCATTAGGGGCAACTCAAAATGAAACTAAGTCTTCAATATTTGTGTATGCACTTACGCTTTTAGCTCTGGTTTTATCAGTGATACAAATAACCTTAGGAACAGAGGTAAGAGAAGAAATAGACGCTGTTTTAGATAAGTTCCCAGATTTACATAGAACAGAGTGGTTATGGGAAGTTGGTAGAGTTTACACTTACCATAAAGATTTAGCTCTGGCTGTAGTTTTAGTGAATTGCGTGATTTTTTATCTTTTATATAGAAATTATAGGAACACGAAGTACTTTACTTATGGTACTTACATGATTATTTTAATAGGAATACAAATATTGAGTGGTTTAATTTTAGATAAATTTGCAATGCCTCCTTTTTCACAGTCATTACATATTTTATTTGCAACCCTCATGTTTGGAGCACAGTTTTATCTTTTACTCTTGCTAAAGCCAGCGTTTAGCCAAAACAAACAAGATAAGTGATATGAAGGATTTTAAGAATCTGGTTAAATTAAGGCTTACACTTTTAGTGGTATTTTCTGCTTCAATCTCTTTTTAATCGCAGATGAGAGCAGAGAAGCTATCCATTGGATAAACTGGATTAAACTTGTTATTGGAGGCTTTTTAGTTACTTCAGCTGCTAATGGTTTTAACGAGATTATTGAGAAGGATTTAGATAAATTGATGACTAGAACAGCAGATAGGCCGCTTCCGTCTGGAAGAATGACTAATGGGCAGGCTCTAGTACTAAGTATCATGATGGGGATATTTGGAACTTACCTTTTAGGAAGTTTAAATTTAACTACAGGTTTACTATCAGTTTTTTCCATTCTTTTTTACGCATTTATATACACTCCTTTAAAAAGAAAGAGTCCTATTGCCGTTTTTGTAGGCGCTATTCCTGGTGCTTTACCTCCATTAATTGGATATGTAGCTGCCCATGGTAAAATAGACCATATCGCTTTAATATTATTTGCAATACAATTTGTTTGGCAGTTCCCTCATTTCTGGGCCATAGCTTGGGTTTTAGATGATGATTATAAAAAGGCAGGTTTTAGATTATTACCAACTACAAAACGAGATAAAATAAGTGCTGGAATAACATTACTGTCTACCTTTATTTTAATCCCGGTAAGTTTATTGCCAACTATTTATGGTTTTGGTGGTTATACCATAGCAGGAGTTTCTCTAATAGCTGGCATTCTTTTTATGTACTATGCTTTTAAATTGTATATGGATTTAGAAGTAAAATCAGCACAAAAATTAATGTTTGCTAGTTTTATTTATTTACCAATTGTTCAATTAGTTTTATTATTTAATCTTACATAGATGCAAAATTTAAACAAAGAAGTAGACAGGTATAACCTGCAGCCTAAGAAGTTTATCATGTGGCTGTTTATGATATCATCTATCATATTTTTTGCAGGTTTAACAAGTGGTTTTATTGTTTATTCTGGTGATGGAGTAGGCAAAACACTTAATGTGGCCTTACCACAGGCTTTTATTTACAGTACTATTGTCATCGTACTCAGTAGTGCAAGTATGCACTGGGCTTATCTTCAAACCAAACGGTTAAAGTTTGGCAACCAGCGTTTGGGTTTATGGCTAACCTTATTGTTAGGTATTGTTTTTATTGTTATGCAAGTTTATGGATGGTCTGTATGGACAAATCTGGGCGTGTTTTTTATAAATTCTAATGCAACCATAAGCTTTGTTTACGCATTTACTTTTTTACATATTATTCATATCTTGGCGGGGCTAATTATTATAATTACAGCGCTAATTAGCAGTTATAGGAAGCTACCAAATGTCATTAATTTATTTAGGATGGAAATCGCATCTATTTTTTGGCATTTTGTAGATATTCTATGGATTTATTTATACGTTTTCTTACTTTTGAACCAGTAGAATTTTTACGAAGAATTTACAAGCAATAATTTTTGATGAATACAGTAGCAAAATTAGACGAAGTTAAAACTACTCCCTGGAGCGGAGGAAGATCTCCATTTTCTGTAGAGTACGGAAAATTGATGATGTGGTTTTTCCTTTTATCAGATGCATTTACATTTTCTGCATTTTTGATTTATTACGGAGCACAACGTTTTAGTAAATTAACCTGGCCAGACCCAGATATCGTGTTCCAATCCATACCTGGTATAGCAGATCATGGCTATCCATTGGTATTTGTTGGTATCATGACTTTTATTTTAATTATGAGTTCTGTAACAATGGTATTAGCCGTTGAAGCAGGTCACAGAAAAGCTAAGAAAGAAGTAATCTGGTGGATGGTAGCTACCATAGTAGGTGGTTTTATGTTCTTAGGCTGTCAGGCTTTAGAGTGGACACATTTACACCACGAAGGTTTTTGGTGGGGAACTATTCCTGATGCAGAAACAGTAAAGTCTCTAGGGGCCGATGGTGTAAGTGCACAACAGTTTTCTAACTTGTTCTTTACCATCACAGGTTTCCATGGTTTCCACGTATTTTCTGGTGTAGTCATTAACATCATCATATTATTTATGACGATGGCTGGCGTATTCGAAAGAAGAGGTCATTACTTAATGATAGAAAAAGTTGGTTTATACTGGCACTTTGTTGATTTAGTTTGGGTATTCGTATTTACCTTCTTCTATTTAGTTTAATTTTTAATATTTGTATCCCATGTCTCAAGAAAATACACATTCAGAACATGCAGAAGAGCATGTAAGCATGAGTAAAGGTAAAATCTGGAAAGTATTCTTTATTTTACTATTCATTACCGTGATAGAGTTTATTATAGCTTTAGCTATTCCAGAAACAGTAATGTCAACAGGTGTTAAAAACTTTTTATACATTGCTTTAACACTACTTAAAGCTTATTATATAGTAGCATTCTTTATGCACTTAAAGTTTGAAAAATATGCTTTAATAGTAGCTATTCTGGTCTCTTTTGTTTTTATCATTTATTTTATCATTTTGATGCTAACAGAAGGTAATTACATACAGGATAGTATGCCTATATGAGTAATAAATTTCCACTAGCGAAAATATTAATCCTGGTAACCATATTAGCGGTACCGGGATTTTTATATTATTTACTCCAGTCTAAAGGAGAAAATAGATATAAACCCTTACCTATTTTTGGTCCTAAAGAGGTAGCCAAGACTTTTACCAAGAAACGTGGTAAGAAGATTCCAGATACTATTTTTCATGTTGTAAAATCTTTTGAGGCTACAAACCAAAATGGCGATAAAGTACTTATTGATAGCATAAAGAAACAGCTTATTGTGGTCAATTTTTTCTACAGTCGCTCTAAAGATATAGTTCCCCAGATGTATACCAATATAAAATGGTTAAATAAGGAATTTAAAGACAACAAAATCGTTAGATTTTTGTCTATATCAGTAGACCCGGAATTTGATAATCAAAGTGTGTTAGCACAATATGCTAAGCAATATGATGCTGTTTCTGGTAAATGGGATTTTTTAAGTGCTGATACAAGCGTGGTTTATCCATTGGCAAAAAACCAATTCTTTTTAAATGCATTGGAGGATAAGCAAAATGATGGATTTATACACAGCGAAAAATTAGTTCTCTTAGATGCCGAACATAGAATAAGAGGTTATTATGATGCTACATCAGCACCAGAAGTAAAGAAAATGGGCGATGAAATGAAAATCTTAATAACAGAAGAGTTAAGGAAAATAAAAGCAGAATTTTAATACGCATATGAACGATAAACTTATTTTCAGAGTTGTAGCAGGAGTGTCTATTTTCGTCTTTTTAGTGGTGGTTATTTTAAATCGTAAGATTATACCAGTAACCAT
This genomic window contains:
- a CDS encoding COX15/CtaA family protein; its protein translation is MMLKGESRFIRVNLITIISLFLLILAGGVVRSTGSGMGCPDWPKCFDQYIPPTDVSQLPADYKEKYVAQRLKKNERFAKMLDQAGYSDLAYKIRHDEAIKLPEEFNAAKTYTEYVNRLIGALTGLFLLLCLVYSRVYLKSAKRIFVLSLLNVVLVVFQAWLGSIVVSTNLVAWIITLHMLLAVLIIAISIYTYHAAKALGATQNETKSSIFVYALTLLALVLSVIQITLGTEVREEIDAVLDKFPDLHRTEWLWEVGRVYTYHKDLALAVVLVNCVIFYLLYRNYRNTKYFTYGTYMIILIGIQILSGLILDKFAMPPFSQSLHILFATLMFGAQFYLLLLLKPAFSQNKQDK
- a CDS encoding cytochrome c oxidase subunit 3, with the protein product MQNLNKEVDRYNLQPKKFIMWLFMISSIIFFAGLTSGFIVYSGDGVGKTLNVALPQAFIYSTIVIVLSSASMHWAYLQTKRLKFGNQRLGLWLTLLLGIVFIVMQVYGWSVWTNLGVFFINSNATISFVYAFTFLHIIHILAGLIIIITALISSYRKLPNVINLFRMEIASIFWHFVDILWIYLYVFLLLNQ
- a CDS encoding cytochrome c oxidase subunit 3 → MNTVAKLDEVKTTPWSGGRSPFSVEYGKLMMWFFLLSDAFTFSAFLIYYGAQRFSKLTWPDPDIVFQSIPGIADHGYPLVFVGIMTFILIMSSVTMVLAVEAGHRKAKKEVIWWMVATIVGGFMFLGCQALEWTHLHHEGFWWGTIPDAETVKSLGADGVSAQQFSNLFFTITGFHGFHVFSGVVINIIILFMTMAGVFERRGHYLMIEKVGLYWHFVDLVWVFVFTFFYLV
- a CDS encoding cytochrome C oxidase subunit IV family protein codes for the protein MSQENTHSEHAEEHVSMSKGKIWKVFFILLFITVIEFIIALAIPETVMSTGVKNFLYIALTLLKAYYIVAFFMHLKFEKYALIVAILVSFVFIIYFIILMLTEGNYIQDSMPI
- a CDS encoding SCO family protein, encoding MSNKFPLAKILILVTILAVPGFLYYLLQSKGENRYKPLPIFGPKEVAKTFTKKRGKKIPDTIFHVVKSFEATNQNGDKVLIDSIKKQLIVVNFFYSRSKDIVPQMYTNIKWLNKEFKDNKIVRFLSISVDPEFDNQSVLAQYAKQYDAVSGKWDFLSADTSVVYPLAKNQFFLNALEDKQNDGFIHSEKLVLLDAEHRIRGYYDATSAPEVKKMGDEMKILITEELRKIKAEF